The following proteins are encoded in a genomic region of Pikeienuella piscinae:
- a CDS encoding NAD(P)/FAD-dependent oxidoreductase codes for MEEIETVVIGAGVVGLAIARALAQAGREVIVLEAESGFGAGISSRNSEVIHAGIYYPRGSLKARLCVEGRRRLYDYCAAHGVATRACGKLIVATTPEEIPALDDLAARGARNGVEGLRRISGAEARAMEPALRAEAALWSPGTGIVDAHGFMLALLGDAEAAGAMLALNASVRKIIRAATGLFVDVDGVTPMRLHAREVVNAAGLAAPGLSAGLAPAPPAHFAKGNYFRLRGRAPFSRLVYPAPVVGGLGVHLTIDLGGQARFGPDVEWIARPEYAVDPTRAAAFYGAIRRYWPDLADGALEPDYAGVRPKLVGPEAGGAADFRIDGPERHGVAGYVALYGIESPGLTAALAVADHAAGMLIGAR; via the coding sequence GTGGAGGAGATTGAGACCGTTGTGATCGGCGCAGGGGTGGTTGGCCTCGCCATCGCCCGCGCGTTGGCGCAGGCCGGGCGCGAGGTGATCGTGCTGGAGGCCGAATCCGGTTTCGGCGCCGGTATATCCTCGCGCAATTCCGAAGTGATCCACGCCGGCATCTATTACCCGCGAGGCAGCCTCAAGGCCCGGCTCTGCGTCGAAGGGCGCCGGCGGCTCTACGATTATTGCGCAGCGCACGGGGTGGCGACGCGGGCCTGCGGGAAGCTGATCGTAGCGACGACGCCGGAAGAAATACCTGCGCTCGACGATCTGGCCGCGCGGGGGGCGCGCAACGGGGTGGAGGGGCTGCGGCGTATCTCGGGGGCGGAAGCGCGGGCGATGGAGCCCGCGCTTCGCGCCGAGGCGGCGCTCTGGTCGCCGGGCACCGGCATCGTGGATGCGCATGGGTTCATGCTCGCGCTTCTCGGCGACGCTGAGGCGGCCGGCGCAATGCTGGCGTTGAACGCGTCAGTCAGAAAGATCATCCGCGCGGCTACGGGCTTGTTCGTCGATGTCGATGGCGTGACGCCGATGCGGCTCCACGCGCGGGAGGTCGTGAACGCCGCCGGGCTCGCGGCGCCAGGCCTCTCCGCCGGCCTCGCTCCCGCGCCGCCAGCGCATTTCGCCAAGGGAAATTATTTCCGGCTTCGGGGGCGCGCGCCGTTCTCCAGGCTGGTCTATCCCGCGCCGGTCGTCGGGGGGCTCGGCGTGCATCTGACGATCGATCTCGGCGGTCAGGCGCGGTTCGGGCCGGATGTCGAATGGATCGCACGGCCCGAATATGCGGTCGATCCGACGCGGGCGGCTGCATTCTACGGGGCGATCCGACGCTACTGGCCGGATCTCGCCGATGGCGCTCTCGAGCCCGACTATGCTGGTGTGCGCCCGAAGCTTGTCGGGCCGGAAGCCGGCGGGGCTGCGGATTTTCGCATCGACGGGCCGGAGCGCCATGGGGTCGCCGGCTATGTCGCGCTCTACGGGATCGAAAGCCCGGGTCTGACCGCGGCGCTGGCCGTCGCCGACCACGCCGCAGGTATGCTGATCGGCGCCAGATGA
- a CDS encoding response regulator transcription factor: protein MPTIALVDDDRNILTSVQMALENEGYEVRTYTDGATALAAIGQAPPDMAVLDIKMPRMDGMELLRRLRQTSDMPVIFLTSKDEEIDEVLGLRMGADDYVRKPFSQRLLIERIRAVLRRREAQDDGAERNEADKVLTRGRLVMDPLRHACTWGGKPVVLTVTEFLILHALAQRPGFVKSRDQLMDAAYDDQVYVDDRTIDSHIKRVRKKFRVVDDEFSSIETLYGVGYRYKEV from the coding sequence ATGCCGACGATCGCGCTGGTCGACGACGACCGAAACATCCTCACTTCGGTGCAGATGGCGCTGGAGAACGAAGGCTACGAAGTCCGGACCTACACGGACGGCGCGACCGCTCTCGCCGCGATCGGGCAGGCGCCGCCGGACATGGCGGTGCTCGACATCAAGATGCCTCGCATGGACGGAATGGAGCTTCTCCGCCGCCTGCGGCAGACATCCGACATGCCGGTGATCTTCCTGACCTCGAAGGATGAGGAGATCGACGAGGTTCTCGGCCTGCGGATGGGGGCGGATGATTATGTCAGGAAACCCTTCTCGCAGCGTCTTCTAATCGAGCGCATTCGCGCCGTTCTGCGCCGGCGCGAAGCTCAGGATGACGGGGCCGAGCGGAACGAGGCCGACAAGGTGCTGACCCGCGGCCGGCTGGTGATGGACCCGCTCCGCCACGCCTGCACCTGGGGCGGCAAGCCGGTCGTGCTGACCGTGACGGAGTTTCTGATCCTGCATGCGCTCGCGCAGCGGCCTGGTTTCGTGAAGAGCCGGGACCAACTGATGGACGCCGCCTACGACGATCAGGTCTATGTCGACGACCGCACCATCGACAGCCACATAAAGCGGGTGCGCAAGAAGTTTCGCGTGGTTGACGACGAGTTCTCCTCGATAGAGACCCTTTATGGCGTTGGCTATCGCTACAAGGAGGTCTGA
- a CDS encoding gamma-glutamyltransferase — MKPRAPFAVAAGHRLTAEAASEVLRADGNAVDAVIAGALTACVAEPALASLLGGGFLMVREPAGRVGLLDFFVQTPRRKTRPGEMDLRAVEADFGDARQVFHIGSASIATPGVARGLWSAHERLGLTPFAELAEFAVQLAKTGALLTDFQAEVFRIIAPIVSAGPAARALFCDGETPLKSGARYRNPELADVIETFAREGDRFFQEGEIAQALLSLDGGHLSALDLRRYQAIWREPMVERREPARLFLNPPPALGGALIAFALRLIRRGAAPVEVALSLDETARARMESGLDAEPSDGALRLLAPDLIERYRRELAGRRAALTGTTHISAIDRRGMGAALTLSNGAGSGMIAPGTGIMPNNMLGEEDLVGAKLTEWPCDQRLSSMMAPMTLELPDGSFVMLGSGGSNRIRSALAQVSAHILDRDMRLEAAISMPRLHVEKWPEADFEDRLGGDERRALIAAFPEARGWNGSSMFFGGVHAAARDAKGAVEAAGDERRDGAAITG, encoded by the coding sequence ATGAAGCCCCGCGCGCCCTTCGCCGTCGCCGCCGGCCATCGCCTGACGGCGGAGGCGGCGTCGGAAGTTCTTCGCGCCGACGGCAACGCCGTCGATGCGGTGATCGCCGGCGCGCTGACCGCCTGCGTTGCGGAGCCGGCGCTCGCGTCGCTGCTTGGCGGCGGCTTTCTGATGGTTCGCGAGCCTGCCGGCCGCGTCGGGCTTCTCGATTTCTTCGTGCAGACGCCGCGCCGGAAAACCCGGCCAGGCGAGATGGATCTTCGCGCCGTCGAGGCTGATTTCGGCGATGCGCGCCAGGTTTTTCATATCGGGTCCGCGTCGATCGCGACGCCCGGCGTGGCCCGAGGGCTCTGGTCCGCGCATGAGCGGCTCGGCCTGACGCCGTTCGCGGAACTCGCGGAGTTCGCCGTCCAACTGGCGAAGACGGGCGCACTGCTAACGGATTTTCAGGCCGAAGTTTTCCGAATCATCGCGCCCATCGTCTCCGCGGGCCCCGCCGCGCGCGCGCTCTTCTGCGATGGCGAAACCCCGCTGAAATCGGGCGCGCGCTATCGCAACCCCGAGCTCGCCGACGTGATCGAGACCTTCGCCCGTGAGGGCGACCGCTTCTTTCAGGAGGGTGAGATCGCCCAGGCCCTCCTTTCGCTCGACGGCGGCCATCTCTCCGCGCTCGACTTGCGCCGCTATCAGGCGATCTGGCGCGAACCGATGGTGGAACGGCGCGAACCGGCGCGCCTGTTCCTGAACCCGCCGCCGGCGCTCGGCGGCGCGCTCATCGCTTTCGCGCTTCGCCTGATCCGACGCGGCGCTGCGCCGGTGGAGGTTGCGCTCTCACTCGACGAGACCGCGCGCGCGCGAATGGAGTCCGGGCTCGACGCCGAACCATCGGATGGCGCGCTGCGGCTTCTCGCCCCCGACCTCATCGAGCGTTACCGGCGCGAACTCGCCGGGCGGCGCGCCGCCCTTACGGGAACGACCCATATCTCTGCGATCGACAGGCGCGGCATGGGCGCCGCGCTCACCCTCTCCAACGGCGCCGGCTCCGGAATGATCGCGCCCGGCACCGGCATCATGCCGAACAACATGCTGGGTGAAGAGGATCTCGTCGGCGCCAAACTGACCGAGTGGCCCTGCGATCAGCGCCTGTCCTCCATGATGGCGCCGATGACTCTCGAGTTGCCGGACGGCTCTTTCGTCATGCTCGGCTCAGGCGGCTCGAACCGGATCAGAAGCGCGCTGGCGCAGGTTTCGGCTCATATCCTCGACCGCGACATGCGGCTCGAAGCCGCCATCTCCATGCCCCGGCTCCATGTGGAGAAGTGGCCGGAGGCGGATTTCGAGGACCGCCTGGGGGGGGATGAGCGCCGCGCGCTCATCGCCGCCTTTCCCGAAGCGCGTGGCTGGAACGGCTCTTCCATGTTCTTTGGCGGCGTCCACGCCGCGGCGCGGGATGCGAAAGGCGCCGTGGAGGCGGCGGGCGACGAGCGTCGGGACGGCGCCGCCATCACCGGCTAG
- a CDS encoding phosphoenolpyruvate carboxykinase, which produces MTETGRSTAPSARTGVYNPEIPLETLGADGFAAVHYNILEPGLVESAIRRGEGELGRGGAFLATTGKHTGRSPKDKFVVDEPSVKESIWWENNPPLEADAFERLKADMFAHMKDREYFVQDLFGGADPAHRLNVRLVTELAWHALFIRHLLRRPAQAELQSFVPGFTVVNCPSFQADPERHGCRTETVIATSFEQKLILIGGTSYAGENKKSVFSVLNYLLPEKGAMPMHCSANHAHGDPADTAIFFGLSGTGKTTLSADPERVLIGDDEHGWSDDGTFNFEGGCYAKTISLSAEAEPEIYATTSMFGTVIENMVYDPYTKELDFEDDSLTPNMRCAYPLEYIANASETGRGGVPRNVVMLTCDAFGVLPPIARLTPAQAMYHFLSGFTSKVAGTEKGVTDPEPTFSTCFGAPFMPRRPEVYGALLREKIAANGSTCWLVNTGWTGGAHGTGSRMPIRATRTLLSAALDGSLNKAEFRIDPHFGFEVPVAVPGVPDLILDPRRTWHAPEEYDAQAKKLVNMFIKNFRQYEAHVGGDVKAAAPKAA; this is translated from the coding sequence TTGACCGAGACTGGCCGATCCACCGCCCCATCAGCCCGCACCGGAGTCTACAACCCCGAGATTCCGCTCGAAACCCTGGGCGCCGACGGTTTCGCCGCGGTGCATTACAACATTCTCGAACCCGGTCTGGTCGAGTCCGCGATCCGGCGCGGCGAGGGCGAGCTTGGCCGCGGCGGCGCTTTTCTGGCGACGACAGGTAAGCACACCGGCCGCTCGCCGAAGGACAAGTTCGTTGTCGACGAGCCGTCGGTGAAGGAAAGCATCTGGTGGGAGAACAATCCCCCACTCGAAGCCGACGCCTTCGAGCGACTGAAAGCAGACATGTTCGCGCACATGAAGGACCGCGAGTATTTCGTGCAGGATCTCTTCGGCGGCGCCGATCCCGCCCACCGTCTCAACGTACGTCTGGTGACCGAACTCGCGTGGCATGCGCTCTTCATCCGCCATCTTCTTCGCCGTCCCGCACAGGCCGAGCTTCAGAGCTTCGTTCCCGGCTTCACGGTGGTGAACTGCCCGAGTTTCCAGGCCGATCCGGAGCGCCATGGCTGCCGGACGGAAACCGTGATCGCGACCAGTTTCGAACAGAAGCTGATCCTGATCGGCGGCACGTCCTACGCCGGCGAAAACAAGAAATCTGTGTTCTCGGTGCTGAACTACCTGCTACCGGAAAAGGGCGCGATGCCGATGCATTGCTCGGCCAATCACGCGCATGGCGATCCTGCTGACACGGCGATCTTCTTTGGCCTCTCAGGCACCGGCAAGACCACGCTTTCGGCCGATCCGGAGCGGGTTCTGATCGGTGACGACGAACATGGCTGGTCGGATGACGGAACCTTCAATTTCGAGGGCGGCTGCTACGCCAAGACGATCTCGCTCAGCGCCGAAGCCGAACCGGAAATATACGCCACCACCTCGATGTTCGGGACGGTGATCGAGAACATGGTCTACGATCCCTATACGAAAGAGCTGGATTTCGAGGATGACAGCCTGACACCGAACATGCGCTGCGCTTATCCGCTCGAATATATCGCCAACGCGTCCGAGACCGGTCGCGGCGGCGTGCCGAGGAACGTCGTGATGCTGACCTGCGACGCATTCGGCGTGCTGCCGCCGATCGCCCGGCTGACGCCGGCGCAGGCGATGTATCATTTTCTCTCCGGTTTCACTTCCAAGGTCGCCGGCACCGAGAAAGGCGTGACCGATCCGGAACCCACCTTCTCCACCTGTTTCGGTGCGCCCTTCATGCCGCGCCGGCCGGAAGTCTACGGCGCGCTCCTGCGCGAAAAGATCGCCGCCAACGGTTCGACCTGCTGGCTGGTCAACACCGGCTGGACCGGCGGCGCGCATGGAACCGGCTCGCGCATGCCGATCCGCGCCACGCGAACGCTGCTGTCCGCCGCCCTCGACGGTTCGCTCAACAAGGCCGAATTCCGCATCGACCCACATTTCGGTTTCGAAGTGCCGGTCGCGGTGCCCGGCGTCCCGGACCTGATCCTCGACCCGCGACGGACCTGGCATGCGCCCGAGGAATACGACGCACAGGCGAAGAAGCTCGTAAACATGTTCATAAAGAACTTCAGACAGTACGAAGCGCATGTCGGTGGCGACGTGAAGGCGGCGGCGCCGAAGGCCGCATGA
- a CDS encoding DNA cytosine methyltransferase, with product MPTFYEFFAGGGMTRAGLGPGWTCLFANDFDPKKAQAYRENWGDAGFHLGDIDEIAGGDLPGRADLIWGSFPCQDLSLAGAGAGLSGARSGSFFAFARIIGELAATGRAPRLVAVENVTGALTSHGGRDFAAIVDRLDELGYRTGALVLNADAFVPQSRPRLFVIGAHESLDLGAAPLAPAPVPDFHPPALVRAVAALPEALRARALWWASPAPPRRNVGLSALIDVEAAQWHDVAETERLLSLMSPANLAKLAAAKAAGRRMVGCVFRRTRRDAAGRRAQRAEVRFDDVAGCLRTPAGGSSRQILLVVEGERVRSRLMTPRETARLMGLDDGYVLPTGATDAYHLTGDGVVVPVVRHLAAHVFEPVLAAAAIRAA from the coding sequence GTGCCGACGTTCTACGAGTTTTTCGCCGGGGGCGGCATGACGCGGGCCGGTCTTGGACCCGGCTGGACATGCCTCTTCGCCAATGATTTCGATCCGAAGAAGGCGCAGGCCTATCGTGAAAACTGGGGTGATGCTGGGTTTCACCTGGGCGATATCGACGAGATCGCGGGCGGTGATCTGCCGGGTCGTGCCGATCTGATCTGGGGCTCATTTCCTTGCCAGGATCTTTCGCTCGCCGGGGCGGGGGCCGGGCTTTCGGGGGCGCGGTCGGGCTCGTTTTTCGCCTTCGCGCGGATCATCGGCGAGTTGGCGGCCACAGGGCGCGCGCCGCGCCTCGTGGCGGTCGAGAATGTTACCGGCGCGCTCACTTCGCATGGCGGACGCGATTTCGCGGCGATCGTCGACCGTCTTGACGAGCTCGGCTATCGAACCGGCGCGCTTGTCCTGAATGCGGATGCGTTCGTGCCGCAGTCACGACCGCGGCTCTTCGTGATCGGCGCGCATGAGAGCCTTGATCTCGGCGCGGCCCCGTTGGCCCCTGCGCCGGTACCGGACTTTCATCCCCCGGCGCTGGTCCGGGCCGTCGCTGCGCTGCCCGAGGCGCTCCGGGCGCGCGCGCTCTGGTGGGCGTCTCCGGCGCCGCCGCGGCGGAACGTCGGGCTCTCGGCGCTGATCGATGTCGAGGCGGCGCAATGGCACGATGTGGCGGAGACGGAGCGGCTGCTCTCGCTGATGTCGCCCGCCAATCTCGCCAAGCTGGCGGCGGCGAAAGCGGCTGGGCGGCGGATGGTCGGCTGCGTCTTTCGCCGCACCCGGCGCGACGCGGCAGGGCGGCGGGCGCAGCGCGCGGAGGTGCGGTTCGACGACGTCGCCGGATGCCTCCGCACGCCTGCTGGCGGGTCGAGCCGGCAGATATTGCTTGTTGTCGAGGGCGAGCGCGTCCGCTCCCGGCTGATGACCCCGCGCGAGACGGCGCGCCTGATGGGGCTTGACGACGGTTATGTTCTGCCGACCGGCGCGACCGACGCCTATCACCTCACCGGGGACGGCGTCGTGGTTCCGGTGGTGCGCCACCTTGCGGCGCATGTCTTCGAACCTGTCCTCGCCGCCGCCGCAATCCGCGCGGCCTGA
- a CDS encoding acyl-CoA dehydrogenase family protein gives MSQPTFARAEAESGFDPASLLADALPAVESALAAARETLRARVAAGARISNAALETEQHAAHCLAWIATYVECLRQMRDWAARLGAAGEFGEMERLILGIGAGEYLAQLRGGLPMSQGEIARLADIGVDAAVLATPAIDRLIKDGNTDAARRRLVDLMIERRGTASFGATGLDEEFEMVRDQFRRFADEKVVPHAHGWHLRDKLIPLEIIEEMAGLGVFGLTIPEEYGGSGMGKTAMCVVSEELSRGYIGVGSLGTRSEIAAELILGGGVEEQKREWLPKIAAAEILPTAVFTEPNTGSDLGGLRTRATKKGEDYLVTGNKTWITHAARADMMTLLARTDSETSDYRGLSMFLAEKPRGTDDDPFPAEGMSGGEIEVLGYRGMKEYEIGFDSFRVKGAALLGGEEGKGFKQLMKTFESARIQTAARAVGVAQCAMELALSYAIERKQFGKPLAAFPRVYGKLAMMAVEIMFARQITYFAAAEKDAARRCDLEAGMAKLLAARVAWANADNGVQIHGGNGFALEYPISRVLCDARILNIFEGAAEIQAQVIARRLIEGN, from the coding sequence ATGAGCCAGCCCACTTTCGCCCGCGCCGAAGCGGAATCCGGATTCGACCCCGCCTCCCTGCTGGCGGATGCGCTGCCGGCGGTCGAATCGGCGTTGGCCGCGGCGCGGGAGACCCTGCGCGCGCGCGTCGCCGCCGGCGCCCGCATCTCGAACGCGGCGCTGGAGACCGAACAGCACGCCGCCCACTGCCTCGCCTGGATCGCGACCTATGTTGAATGCCTGCGCCAGATGCGCGACTGGGCCGCGCGGCTCGGGGCCGCCGGCGAATTCGGCGAGATGGAGCGGCTGATCCTCGGCATCGGCGCCGGCGAATATCTCGCGCAGCTGAGGGGCGGTCTGCCAATGAGCCAGGGCGAGATCGCCCGGCTCGCCGATATCGGCGTCGACGCCGCGGTGTTGGCGACCCCGGCCATCGACCGGCTGATCAAGGACGGAAACACCGACGCCGCCCGCCGCCGGTTGGTCGACCTTATGATCGAGCGCAGGGGCACCGCCAGTTTCGGCGCCACCGGGCTCGACGAGGAGTTCGAGATGGTGCGCGATCAGTTCCGCCGCTTCGCGGATGAAAAGGTCGTCCCGCACGCGCATGGCTGGCACCTCCGCGACAAGTTGATCCCGCTGGAGATCATCGAGGAGATGGCCGGGCTCGGGGTATTCGGCCTGACCATACCCGAGGAATACGGCGGCTCCGGCATGGGCAAGACGGCGATGTGCGTCGTCTCCGAGGAACTGAGCCGCGGCTATATCGGCGTCGGCTCACTCGGCACCCGTTCGGAGATCGCGGCCGAGTTGATTCTCGGCGGCGGCGTCGAGGAGCAAAAGCGCGAATGGCTTCCGAAGATCGCCGCGGCGGAGATCCTGCCGACCGCGGTCTTCACCGAGCCCAACACCGGCTCCGATCTCGGCGGTCTCCGGACCCGCGCGACGAAGAAGGGCGAGGATTACCTCGTCACCGGGAACAAGACCTGGATCACCCACGCCGCGCGCGCCGACATGATGACGCTGCTTGCGCGCACCGACTCGGAGACATCCGACTATCGCGGGCTTTCCATGTTCCTCGCCGAGAAACCGCGCGGGACGGATGACGATCCGTTTCCGGCGGAGGGCATGTCAGGCGGAGAGATCGAGGTTCTCGGCTATCGCGGCATGAAGGAATACGAGATCGGATTCGACAGCTTCCGGGTGAAGGGAGCCGCTCTTCTCGGCGGCGAAGAAGGCAAGGGTTTCAAGCAGCTGATGAAAACCTTCGAAAGCGCCCGCATCCAGACCGCGGCCCGCGCCGTCGGCGTCGCGCAATGCGCGATGGAGCTCGCGCTGTCCTACGCGATCGAGCGGAAGCAGTTCGGCAAACCGCTCGCCGCCTTCCCGCGTGTCTACGGCAAGCTCGCGATGATGGCGGTCGAGATCATGTTCGCGCGGCAAATCACCTATTTCGCGGCGGCGGAGAAGGACGCGGCGCGGCGCTGCGACCTCGAAGCAGGCATGGCCAAGCTGCTCGCCGCCCGCGTCGCCTGGGCGAACGCCGATAACGGCGTGCAGATTCATGGCGGCAATGGCTTCGCGCTGGAATACCCGATCAGCCGGGTTCTCTGCGACGCACGTATCCTCAACATTTTCGAGGGCGCGGCGGAGATTCAGGCTCAAGTCATCGCGCGCCGGCTAATCGAAGGGAACTGA
- a CDS encoding adenine phosphoribosyltransferase: MFRDVTTLMGDARGFRMAVDMLVHPYAGRRIDHVAGLEARGFILGGAVAHQLSTGFTPIRKKGKLPARAIAEEYTLEYATAVVEMHDDAIQPGEGVLLVDDLLATGGTAAAGVRLIERLGGVVIGCAFVIDLPDLGGRKRLEGMGLDVHALCEFAGE; encoded by the coding sequence ATGTTTCGCGACGTGACCACGCTGATGGGCGACGCGCGCGGCTTTCGGATGGCGGTGGACATGCTCGTTCACCCCTATGCCGGGCGCCGGATAGACCATGTTGCGGGGCTCGAAGCGCGGGGGTTCATTCTCGGGGGCGCCGTGGCGCATCAGCTTTCCACCGGCTTCACGCCGATCCGCAAGAAGGGCAAGCTGCCGGCGCGCGCCATCGCGGAGGAATACACGCTCGAATACGCCACGGCTGTGGTCGAGATGCACGATGACGCCATCCAGCCCGGCGAGGGGGTGCTGCTTGTCGACGATCTGCTCGCCACCGGCGGCACGGCGGCGGCCGGGGTGCGGTTGATTGAGCGGCTCGGCGGCGTGGTGATCGGCTGCGCCTTCGTCATCGACCTCCCCGACCTCGGCGGGCGCAAACGGTTGGAGGGCATGGGGCTCGACGTTCACGCGCTCTGCGAATTCGCGGGCGAGTAG
- a CDS encoding GlxA family transcriptional regulator, whose translation MADKPQDVVFLLVENFSHMAFACALEPLRIANLAAERELYRWHIAAENGVEQRCSNGTVTRADIDLKEMPNAMLIVVAGLNAKRHATPAIKTYLRRHERLGSGVIGAICCGAYVLAEAGMLDGRSCALHWGYHDAFMEDHPEVDLDPSVFVMDGRYVSSSGGTAATDMMLRLIEDAHGSALSRQTAERLVYTSVRAEGEGQRHSANSRIGIRNARLAKAVEFIESDLDEPMRTADVAARVGLSPRQLERLFGRYLHCSPKKYRMEMRLNRARELLRQTEMSVINVALACGFTSPSHFSKCYRTRFGSTPYQRDAV comes from the coding sequence ATGGCGGACAAGCCTCAGGACGTCGTTTTTCTCCTTGTCGAGAACTTCTCGCACATGGCCTTCGCTTGTGCGCTGGAGCCGTTGCGCATCGCCAATCTCGCGGCGGAGCGGGAGCTTTATCGCTGGCATATCGCTGCGGAAAACGGCGTAGAGCAGCGTTGCTCGAACGGCACGGTGACCCGCGCGGATATCGATCTGAAAGAGATGCCGAACGCGATGCTGATCGTCGTCGCCGGTTTGAACGCGAAGCGCCACGCCACGCCGGCGATCAAGACCTATCTGCGCCGGCATGAGCGGCTTGGCTCCGGCGTTATCGGCGCGATCTGCTGCGGCGCCTATGTGCTGGCCGAAGCCGGTATGCTCGACGGACGCTCATGCGCGCTGCACTGGGGTTATCACGACGCCTTCATGGAGGATCACCCGGAGGTCGATCTCGACCCTTCGGTTTTCGTGATGGACGGACGTTATGTTTCTTCCTCGGGCGGCACGGCGGCGACCGACATGATGTTGCGGCTGATCGAGGACGCGCACGGTTCCGCGTTGTCGCGCCAGACGGCGGAGCGCCTAGTCTACACCTCGGTTCGCGCGGAGGGTGAGGGGCAGCGCCATTCCGCCAACAGCCGGATCGGTATTCGCAACGCTCGGCTCGCGAAGGCGGTGGAGTTCATCGAAAGCGATCTGGACGAGCCGATGCGAACCGCCGATGTCGCCGCGCGCGTCGGCCTGTCGCCACGCCAGCTGGAGCGGTTGTTCGGGCGCTATCTGCATTGTTCGCCCAAGAAATACCGGATGGAGATGCGGCTGAATCGGGCGCGGGAGTTGTTGCGCCAGACCGAGATGAGCGTCATCAACGTCGCCCTCGCCTGTGGCTTCACCTCGCCGTCGCACTTCTCGAAATGCTATCGGACGCGCTTCGGCTCCACGCCCTATCAGCGCGACGCGGTCTGA